In Dehalococcoidales bacterium, a genomic segment contains:
- a CDS encoding HD domain-containing phosphohydrolase: MLNHYERSWTILVVDDEEVIRHLLCRKLKSEGYDCLKAENTQQAMEQMRKKAADLVILDILMPGGSGIDFLPKLKKAFPDTVVIMATAVGDTETAIKCVRLGAYDYFIKPFNLDEVALSVMRALNVRRLEMEVLDYQHNLEEKVKEQADKIRKSFMNIVTSLALALEAKDEYTGFHSKRVAEISVAIARKLGINEKTIENIRVAALVHDIGKIGVKKEILNKQDILSDEEFEHVKEHSIIGERILKPVIDEQEILDMVRLHHERFDGTGYPDGLAGNQIMQGVAILTLADAYDAMTSDRPYRKSLGHEAAVCEIKKGSGAQFDPAVVEAFLEIEDSLTSM, encoded by the coding sequence ATGTTAAATCACTACGAACGTTCATGGACGATACTGGTGGTTGATGACGAGGAAGTTATCAGACATCTTTTATGCCGTAAATTAAAATCGGAAGGCTATGATTGCTTAAAAGCCGAAAATACGCAACAGGCAATGGAGCAAATGCGCAAAAAAGCGGCCGATCTTGTAATCTTGGATATCCTAATGCCCGGCGGCTCCGGGATTGATTTTTTGCCGAAGCTTAAAAAAGCCTTTCCCGATACTGTTGTGATTATGGCAACCGCTGTCGGCGATACCGAAACGGCGATTAAGTGCGTTAGATTGGGAGCTTACGACTATTTTATTAAGCCCTTTAATTTGGATGAGGTGGCTCTGAGTGTAATGCGTGCATTGAACGTACGGCGTTTAGAGATGGAAGTTTTGGATTATCAGCACAACTTGGAGGAAAAAGTAAAAGAACAAGCGGATAAAATCCGTAAATCTTTTATGAATATTGTTACCTCGCTGGCGCTGGCGTTGGAAGCCAAGGACGAATATACAGGGTTCCACTCAAAGAGGGTTGCCGAAATTTCGGTAGCAATTGCCCGTAAGTTGGGCATAAACGAAAAAACAATAGAGAATATTCGTGTTGCCGCCCTTGTTCACGATATCGGTAAAATCGGTGTTAAAAAAGAAATACTTAACAAACAGGATATCCTTAGCGACGAAGAATTTGAACATGTTAAAGAGCATTCGATAATCGGAGAGCGCATTTTAAAACCGGTTATTGATGAGCAGGAAATCCTGGATATGGTGCGTTTGCATCACGAGCGTTTTGACGGCACAGGTTATCCCGACGGGCTTGCGGGTAATCAAATTATGCAAGGGGTGGCAATCCTGACACTGGCGGATGCCTATGATGCCATGACTTCCGACCGCCCTTATCGCAAATCACTGGGGCATGAGGCAGCGGTTTGCGAGATTAAAAAAGGTTCGGGCGCCCAGTTTGACCCCGCTGTGGTGGAGGCCTTTTTAGAAATTGAAGACAGTTTAACTTCAATGTAA